The genomic DNA CATCAAGTCCACGGTTTTGGCCATGTCCTCGGGGGTCTCCTCGAAGTTGCCAAAGATAAACGATGCCTCGACTTGGATCTCCTGTTCCTTGAGGGCGGCGATATAGGCCCGGGCCTGGTCGGTGGTAATGTTTTTCTTCATCTTTTTGAGGATGGCGTCGCTGCCGCTTTCCAGACCCACGGTCACGGTGAAGCACCCCGCTTCCTTCATGAAGGCGAGCACTGACAGCGGCGTATCCATGCGCTGGGGGCACATCCACGGCTTGCGGCCCTTGAGGCGCGAATACCCCCGGCAAAACGCAATAATCTGTTCTTCAGTTTGAAAAAATACTTCGTTAATGAAGTAGAAATAATCGAAATCGTAGTGGGAGATCAGGTATTCCAGCTCGGCGAGGACATGTTCCACGGGCCTGCCCCGGTAACGACCGTTGGTGGGAGAGCAGAAGGCGCAGCGGCCCGTACAGCCCCGCCCAGTCAGCACCGGGAAGAACCGCTTCTGCAGTTTTTGGGAGTAGGAGTACCGGTCCACCTCCACGAAGTCCCAGGTCGGCATCCAGTTGCGGCTGGTCAGATCCAGGAAAGGCCGTCGGGCGTTGCGGACGTGCGATCCTGGCGCCTGGGGGGTCCGGTAGGCGACGCCTTCCAGGGAGGTGGGGCTGATGCCGTGGACGTCGATGTGCTGCAGCAGCAAGGTGGCGGTAATCTCTCCCTCGCCGATGACCAGATAATCTATATCCAGGTACTCGAAGAGGATCTGGGAGGAGAAGTCCACGACGATGTTGCCGCCCAGTATGCAGGCGAGGCGGGGATTGACCCGCTTGGCCGTGGCGAAGATTTCCTTGAAGTGGGGAAGGGACCAGAGCAACCCCCCTACGCACACGGCCAGGTAGTCGTGGGTACGCAGATGGGCTTCCAGGTCGAACGTGGGGTGGAGATGGAGGTCAATGTAATCGAACTCGATCCCGGCCGATTTCAAGGCTGTGGCCACGTAAGCGTAGCCGATGGGGAAGAAGTAGTTATCCGACGGTTTCACCAGGAGGACTTTACGTGACAGGGCGGGCATGTTCTTCCTCATTGTTGCAGTCGTTTCGGCGTATTGCGGGTCCAGGGGACCACAGCGGCCAGCTCCGCCGGGTCTGCGGGCGAGAGCACGCGCATGTCGGAGGTGGCACGGCAGATGGCGATGTCCTCCTGGCACTGGCGGATGGCGTCGTCCGGCCCACGTTCAAGCCCGGTCCTGCACGCGCACACCCTTGGCTTTTTTGAAGCATTCATCCGTCAACGGCGGGTTGTCGGGATCGGAAAGCCCCATCCGTCAGTACCCGGCTTCTTTTTGGTGGCGCAGGGCCAACACCAGGATCATTTCGGCATGCAACTCGTAGACCAGCACATACCCGGACAGGCCGAAGGGAATCAGCAATTCCCGGTGTTCCGGGTCCAAATCCTCGGCCGGACGGCCGGCGTTGGGAAATTTTTTCAAGATAGCCGCGTATTTTCTGATGGCCGACACCGCGGCCCGCGCGGCGTCGGCGTCCTTTTCGGCAAGGAAACGGTAGGCCCGCTGCACGCCCAGGAGCGCGGCAGGCGACCACACCAGCTTCAAATGTGGCATTTCGGCGGTTCCAC from Solidesulfovibrio carbinolicus includes the following:
- a CDS encoding type II toxin-antitoxin system RelE/ParE family toxin, with translation MPHLKLVWSPAALLGVQRAYRFLAEKDADAARAAVSAIRKYAAILKKFPNAGRPAEDLDPEHRELLIPFGLSGYVLVYELHAEMILVLALRHQKEAGY